The Natronosporangium hydrolyticum nucleotide sequence CTCGGTACAGCCTCGTCACCGAGCGTTCGACGATGCCCTAGCCACCGTCGAAGTGCTGCACGCCCTGATCGGACGACTCGCCGGGCACGGCGTCTACACGCTGCGGGACACGGTGGAGTTCGTCAAGGCGGTGCATCCGGTGCAGCGGCGCAAACGTTCGCTCGCCGAGGGGCTACCCCACCGTCCAGGTGTCTACCTCTTCCGGGGCGCCGACCACAAAGTCCTCTACGTCGGCACCTCCGGCGACATCCAGACCCGGGTGCGTAGCTACTTCACCGCCGCCGAGCGTCGCGGCCGGATCCGGGAGATGCTCGGCGCGGCGGACCGGGTGGAGGCGGTCGAGTGCGCTCACGCGCTAGAGGCGCAGGTACGCGAGCTTCGGCTGATCGAGGCCCACCGCCCGCCCTACAATCGGCGTTCCCGCGACCCGGGCCGGGTCTGGTGGCTCAAGCTCACCGACGAGGCGTACCCGCGACTGTCGATGGTTCGCACGGTCGCCGCCGACCGCGCCACCTACCTGGGGCCGTACCGGACCCGCCGGGCGGCGGAGACCGTGGCCACCGCGGTGTATGACGCGGTGCCGCTGCGCCAGTGCACCGCCCGGCTGTCACCGCGCCGCCCGTCCACCGCGTGCGCGCTGGCGGAGCTGGGCCGCTGCCCGGCCCCTTGCCAACTCGCGGTAAGCCCTCCTGAGTACGCCGCCCAGGTCGTGGCGCCGGTCCGGGACGCCTTCGTCGGTGATCCGGGCCAGCTGGTCACAGCCCTGCGCCGCCGGCTCACCAGCCTCGCCGAGCAGTCCCGTTACGAGACCGCGGCGCAGGTCCGGGCACGGCTGACCGCGCTGCTGCGCAGCTGTATCCGGCAGCAGCGACGCGCCGGGCTGATCCGGATCGGCGAGCTGTGCGCCGCCCGGCCGGCCGGCGACGGCTGGGAGCTGGTGGTGGTCCGGCACGGCCGGCTCGCCGGCGCCGGCTACGCCCGCCCGGGCATCCCCCCGCGGGAGGTGCTCGCGGCGGTCCACGCCACCGCCGAGACGGTCGCTCCCGGCCCGGCCGGGGCAGCCACCGCCGAGGAGACCGACCGGGTGCTCGACTGGCTGGAGCAGCCGGAGACCAGACTGGTCGAGGTGAGCGAGGGCTGGGCCTCCCCGCTGGGCGGGGCGGCCCGGTTCGCCGGGCTGTTGGCCCAGCTGGAGCAGGCGGCGCGCCGCGGTTGACCGATGATCGACGCGGCGCGCCGGCCCAACTCAGCCGAGCGCGTCAGCGAGTTCCCGCAGTGCGTCGGCGAGCGCGGCCTGCTCGCTCTGCGCCGGGTCTAGCTGCTGCGCCGCGGCCCGCAGTTGCGCCGGCGCCGCCCGGTGCTGCGGACCATCGAGAAACTGCTCGGCCCGGTCGATCAGGAACTCGACCCGGGTGGCCACGTTCGTGGCCATGGAGTCGCCGCGCTGCGCCTGCGCGTACGTCGCCCACACCAGCTCGAAGCTGGCCGGCCAACTCAGCCGGGGTTGGTGCTGCGGGTTGAACTCCGCGAGCGACACTGAGCCGGCGACCTCGATCTCGGCCGCGGCGAGGTGGTC carries:
- a CDS encoding DEDD exonuclease domain-containing protein, coding for MELHEVTFTVVDLETTGGAPDGGGIVEVGAVKVRGGAQLGQLNTLVDPGTGLPPMITALTGLTPQALRGAPPLPAVLPSLLELLAGSVFVAHNAPYDVGFLKAACRAHDYRWPAPVVVDTAALARRVLHADEVPDRKLATLARHFGTSVQPRHRAFDDALATVEVLHALIGRLAGHGVYTLRDTVEFVKAVHPVQRRKRSLAEGLPHRPGVYLFRGADHKVLYVGTSGDIQTRVRSYFTAAERRGRIREMLGAADRVEAVECAHALEAQVRELRLIEAHRPPYNRRSRDPGRVWWLKLTDEAYPRLSMVRTVAADRATYLGPYRTRRAAETVATAVYDAVPLRQCTARLSPRRPSTACALAELGRCPAPCQLAVSPPEYAAQVVAPVRDAFVGDPGQLVTALRRRLTSLAEQSRYETAAQVRARLTALLRSCIRQQRRAGLIRIGELCAARPAGDGWELVVVRHGRLAGAGYARPGIPPREVLAAVHATAETVAPGPAGAATAEETDRVLDWLEQPETRLVEVSEGWASPLGGAARFAGLLAQLEQAARRG